The following proteins are co-located in the Poecile atricapillus isolate bPoeAtr1 chromosome 20, bPoeAtr1.hap1, whole genome shotgun sequence genome:
- the LOC131586632 gene encoding glutamine synthetase isoform X1 produces the protein MWHSPVRPRRAVAMSVSHSSRLNKLVREQYMRLPQDGRVQVTYVWIDGSGEGVRCKSRTLEKEPKSIEDVPEWNFDGSSTAQAEGSNSDMFLVPVCMFRDPFCLDPNKLVLCEVLKYNRKPAETNLRHTCKKVMDLVRDSHPWFGMEQEYTLLGINGHPYGWPDNGFPGPQGPYYCGVGADKVYGRDIVESHYKACLYAGVKICGTNAEVMPSQWEFQVGPCEGIEMGDHLWMARFILHRVCEDFGVVATLDPKPMTGNWNGAGCHTNYSTEEMRREGGLKHIEAAIEKLSKRHHYHICVYDPRGGRDNSRRLTGHHETSNIFEFSAGVANRGASIRIPRQVGQDGYGYFEDRRPAANCDPYAVTEAIMRTTVLNETGVETKDYADH, from the exons ATGTGGCACTCACCTGTGCGCCCCCGCAGGGCCGTCGCGATGTCGGTGTcgcacagctccaggctgaacaagctgGTGCGGGAGCAGTACATGAGGCTGCCCCAGGATGGGAGGGTTCAGGTCACCTACGTGTGGATCGACGGCAGCGGCGAGGGCGTGCGCTGCAAGAGCAGGACCCTCGAGAAGGAGCCCAAGAGCATCGAAG ATGTTCCCGAATGGAATTTCGATGGCTCCAGCACGGCACAGGCAGAGGGCTCCAACAGTGACATGTTCCTGGTGCCGGTCTGCATGTTCAGGGACCCTTTTTGCCTGGACCCCAACAAGCTGGTGCTCTGCGAAGTGCTGAAGTACAACAGGAAACCcgcag agaCCAACCTGAGACACACATGCAAGAAAGTCATGGACCTGGTTCGGGACAGCCACCcctggtttgggatggagcaggagtaCACACTGCTGGGCATCAACGGGCACCCCTACGGCTGGCCCGACAACGGCTTCCCCGGCCCGCAGG GCCCCTATTACTGCGGGGTTGGAGCAGACAAGGTTTATGGGCGTGATATCGTGGAGTCCCACTACAAGGCTTGTCTCTATGCGGGGGTGAAGATCTGTGGCACCAATGCCGAGGTGATGCCGTCCCAG TGGGAATTCCAGGTGGGCCCGTGTGAAGGCATTGAGATGGGGGATCACCTCTGGATGGCTCGGTTCATCCTCCACCGCGTCTGCGAGGACTTCGGGGTCGTGGCCACTCTGGACCCCAAACCAATGACGGGCAACTGGAACGGTGCTGGGTGTCACACCAACTACAGCACCGAGGAGATGCGGAGAGAGGGGGGTCTCAA GCACATCGAAGCTGCCATTGAGAAGCTGAGCAAGCGGCACCATTACCACATCTGCGTGTACGACCCGCGGGGCGGCAGGGACAACTCCCGGCGCCTCACCGGCCACCACGAGACCTCCAACATCTTCGAGTTCTCGGCCGGCGTGGCCAACCGAGGCGCCAGCATCCGCATCCCGCGCCAGGTGGGCCAGGACGGCTACGGCTACTTCGAGGACCGGCGGCCGGCGGCCAACTGCGACCCCTACGCGGTCACCGAGGCCATCATGAGGACAACCGTGCTCAACGAGACCGGGGTGGAGACCAAGGACTACGCTGACCACTGA
- the LOC131586632 gene encoding glutamine synthetase isoform X2 → MSVSHSSRLNKLVREQYMRLPQDGRVQVTYVWIDGSGEGVRCKSRTLEKEPKSIEDVPEWNFDGSSTAQAEGSNSDMFLVPVCMFRDPFCLDPNKLVLCEVLKYNRKPAETNLRHTCKKVMDLVRDSHPWFGMEQEYTLLGINGHPYGWPDNGFPGPQGPYYCGVGADKVYGRDIVESHYKACLYAGVKICGTNAEVMPSQWEFQVGPCEGIEMGDHLWMARFILHRVCEDFGVVATLDPKPMTGNWNGAGCHTNYSTEEMRREGGLKHIEAAIEKLSKRHHYHICVYDPRGGRDNSRRLTGHHETSNIFEFSAGVANRGASIRIPRQVGQDGYGYFEDRRPAANCDPYAVTEAIMRTTVLNETGVETKDYADH, encoded by the exons ATGTCGGTGTcgcacagctccaggctgaacaagctgGTGCGGGAGCAGTACATGAGGCTGCCCCAGGATGGGAGGGTTCAGGTCACCTACGTGTGGATCGACGGCAGCGGCGAGGGCGTGCGCTGCAAGAGCAGGACCCTCGAGAAGGAGCCCAAGAGCATCGAAG ATGTTCCCGAATGGAATTTCGATGGCTCCAGCACGGCACAGGCAGAGGGCTCCAACAGTGACATGTTCCTGGTGCCGGTCTGCATGTTCAGGGACCCTTTTTGCCTGGACCCCAACAAGCTGGTGCTCTGCGAAGTGCTGAAGTACAACAGGAAACCcgcag agaCCAACCTGAGACACACATGCAAGAAAGTCATGGACCTGGTTCGGGACAGCCACCcctggtttgggatggagcaggagtaCACACTGCTGGGCATCAACGGGCACCCCTACGGCTGGCCCGACAACGGCTTCCCCGGCCCGCAGG GCCCCTATTACTGCGGGGTTGGAGCAGACAAGGTTTATGGGCGTGATATCGTGGAGTCCCACTACAAGGCTTGTCTCTATGCGGGGGTGAAGATCTGTGGCACCAATGCCGAGGTGATGCCGTCCCAG TGGGAATTCCAGGTGGGCCCGTGTGAAGGCATTGAGATGGGGGATCACCTCTGGATGGCTCGGTTCATCCTCCACCGCGTCTGCGAGGACTTCGGGGTCGTGGCCACTCTGGACCCCAAACCAATGACGGGCAACTGGAACGGTGCTGGGTGTCACACCAACTACAGCACCGAGGAGATGCGGAGAGAGGGGGGTCTCAA GCACATCGAAGCTGCCATTGAGAAGCTGAGCAAGCGGCACCATTACCACATCTGCGTGTACGACCCGCGGGGCGGCAGGGACAACTCCCGGCGCCTCACCGGCCACCACGAGACCTCCAACATCTTCGAGTTCTCGGCCGGCGTGGCCAACCGAGGCGCCAGCATCCGCATCCCGCGCCAGGTGGGCCAGGACGGCTACGGCTACTTCGAGGACCGGCGGCCGGCGGCCAACTGCGACCCCTACGCGGTCACCGAGGCCATCATGAGGACAACCGTGCTCAACGAGACCGGGGTGGAGACCAAGGACTACGCTGACCACTGA